From Amphiprion ocellaris isolate individual 3 ecotype Okinawa chromosome 10, ASM2253959v1, whole genome shotgun sequence, one genomic window encodes:
- the irf4a gene encoding interferon regulatory factor 4a isoform X1 yields MYAVLLLLLYFAEMNLDEDSGLSVSCGNGKLRQWLIDQIESRRYPGLVWENNEKTIFRIPWKHAGKQDYNREEDAALFKAWALFKGKYKEGVDKPDPPTWKTRLRCALNKSNDFDELVERSQLDISEPYKVYQIIPEGAKKGMKMSSMEETASHVNALGYIPPYTPLHNQVPTFMVSQERRDWRDYHAPPEQQPLPATHHHGPHAELQYGQCHYPSPISRAWPGSHTENGFQLSFHTYFSESQSSVYAMDHNNAITDLSLHVSLFYRESLVKEVTTTSPEGCRITSSSSSSPSSSSSSSPCPEDKFHSGAEIILFPFPYPESQRQGAEMLPNILEKGVLLWMASDGLYAKRLCQGRVYWEGPLAPYMDKPNKLEKEQPCKLFDTQQFLIELQDFAHSGRHLPRHQVVLCFGDEYPDPQRPRKMITAQVEPVFARKLVYYYQQNNGLYLRAYDHIQEQNTSATADYPSQRPLQHIQE; encoded by the exons ATGTATGCTgttcttttattattactttattttgcAGAGATGAACCTGGATGAGGACAGTGGCCTGTCAGTCAGTTGCGGCAATGGCAAATTGAGACAGTGGCTCATTGATCAGATCGAGAGCAGGCGATATCCCGGCCTGGTTTgggaaaacaatgagaaaaccATCTTTAGGATTCCATGGAAACATGCAGGAAAACAAGACTATAACAGAGAGGAGGATGCTGCACTCTTCAAG GCATGGGCATTGTTCAAGGGGAAATATAAGGAAGGTGTGGACAAACCTGATCCCCCCACATGGAAAACCAGACTACGCTGTGCCCTTAATAAAAGCAATGACTTTGATGAACTAGTAGAAAGAAGCCAACTGGATATCTCAGAGCCGTACAAAGTCTACCAAATCATTCCAGAGGGAGCCAAAAAAG GCATGAAGATGAGCAGTATGGAGGAGACGGCATCACATGTAAATGCCCTCGGCTATATTCCTCCATATACGCCACTGCACAACCAG GTTCCCACTTTTATGGTTTCTCAGGAGAGAAGGGACTGGAGAGATTATCACGCACCACCAGAACAGCAGCCTCTTCCTGCTACACATCACCATGGACCACATGCAGAGCTGCAGTATGGTCAGTGCCACTACCCTTCACCCATCAGTCGAGCTTGGCCTGGCTCACACACAGAAAATG GTTTTCAACTGTCCTTCCACACCTACTTTTCAGAATCTCAATCGTCTGTGTATGCCATGGACCACAACAATGCTATAACAG ATCTCAGCCTGCATGTGTCTCTATTCTACCGAGAGTCTCTAGTGAAGGAAGTTACCACCACCAGCCCAGAAGGTTGTCGGatcacctcttcctcctcatcctctccatcctcttcctcctcttcttccccgTGCCCAGAGGACAAGTTTCACAGTGGGGCAGAAATCATCCTTTTCCCTTTCCCATACCCCGAGTCTCAGAGACAGGGTGCCGAGATGCTTCCCAACATACTGGAGAAGGGGGTGCTTCTGTGGATGGCGTCTGACGGGCTGTACGCTAAGCGCCTGTGCCAGGGACGAGTATACTGGGAAGGACCTCTGGCTCCATATATGGATAAACCCAACAAGCTGGAGAAGGAGCAGCCGTGCAAACTGTTTGACACCCAGCAGTTCCTTATTG AGCTCCAAGATTTTGCCCACAGTGGTCGCCATTTGCCGAGACACCAGGTGGTGCTGTGTTTTGGAGATGAGTATCCTGATCCACAGCGCCCGAGGAAGAtgatcacagcacag GTGGAGCCAGTGTTTGCCAGGAAACTGGTGTACTATTACCAGCAGAACAATGGTCTCTACCTACGGGCCTATGATCACATCCAGGAACAGAACACCTCCGCAACAGCTGACTACCCTTCCCAAAGACCGCTACAGCACATTCAGGAGTGA
- the irf4a gene encoding interferon regulatory factor 4a isoform X2 yields MYAVLLLLLYFAEMNLDEDSGLSVSCGNGKLRQWLIDQIESRRYPGLVWENNEKTIFRIPWKHAGKQDYNREEDAALFKAWALFKGKYKEGVDKPDPPTWKTRLRCALNKSNDFDELVERSQLDISEPYKVYQIIPEGAKKGMKMSSMEETASHVNALGYIPPYTPLHNQVPTFMVSQERRDWRDYHAPPEQQPLPATHHHGPHAELQYGQCHYPSPISRAWPGSHTENESQSSVYAMDHNNAITDLSLHVSLFYRESLVKEVTTTSPEGCRITSSSSSSPSSSSSSSPCPEDKFHSGAEIILFPFPYPESQRQGAEMLPNILEKGVLLWMASDGLYAKRLCQGRVYWEGPLAPYMDKPNKLEKEQPCKLFDTQQFLIELQDFAHSGRHLPRHQVVLCFGDEYPDPQRPRKMITAQVEPVFARKLVYYYQQNNGLYLRAYDHIQEQNTSATADYPSQRPLQHIQE; encoded by the exons ATGTATGCTgttcttttattattactttattttgcAGAGATGAACCTGGATGAGGACAGTGGCCTGTCAGTCAGTTGCGGCAATGGCAAATTGAGACAGTGGCTCATTGATCAGATCGAGAGCAGGCGATATCCCGGCCTGGTTTgggaaaacaatgagaaaaccATCTTTAGGATTCCATGGAAACATGCAGGAAAACAAGACTATAACAGAGAGGAGGATGCTGCACTCTTCAAG GCATGGGCATTGTTCAAGGGGAAATATAAGGAAGGTGTGGACAAACCTGATCCCCCCACATGGAAAACCAGACTACGCTGTGCCCTTAATAAAAGCAATGACTTTGATGAACTAGTAGAAAGAAGCCAACTGGATATCTCAGAGCCGTACAAAGTCTACCAAATCATTCCAGAGGGAGCCAAAAAAG GCATGAAGATGAGCAGTATGGAGGAGACGGCATCACATGTAAATGCCCTCGGCTATATTCCTCCATATACGCCACTGCACAACCAG GTTCCCACTTTTATGGTTTCTCAGGAGAGAAGGGACTGGAGAGATTATCACGCACCACCAGAACAGCAGCCTCTTCCTGCTACACATCACCATGGACCACATGCAGAGCTGCAGTATGGTCAGTGCCACTACCCTTCACCCATCAGTCGAGCTTGGCCTGGCTCACACACAGAAAATG AATCTCAATCGTCTGTGTATGCCATGGACCACAACAATGCTATAACAG ATCTCAGCCTGCATGTGTCTCTATTCTACCGAGAGTCTCTAGTGAAGGAAGTTACCACCACCAGCCCAGAAGGTTGTCGGatcacctcttcctcctcatcctctccatcctcttcctcctcttcttccccgTGCCCAGAGGACAAGTTTCACAGTGGGGCAGAAATCATCCTTTTCCCTTTCCCATACCCCGAGTCTCAGAGACAGGGTGCCGAGATGCTTCCCAACATACTGGAGAAGGGGGTGCTTCTGTGGATGGCGTCTGACGGGCTGTACGCTAAGCGCCTGTGCCAGGGACGAGTATACTGGGAAGGACCTCTGGCTCCATATATGGATAAACCCAACAAGCTGGAGAAGGAGCAGCCGTGCAAACTGTTTGACACCCAGCAGTTCCTTATTG AGCTCCAAGATTTTGCCCACAGTGGTCGCCATTTGCCGAGACACCAGGTGGTGCTGTGTTTTGGAGATGAGTATCCTGATCCACAGCGCCCGAGGAAGAtgatcacagcacag GTGGAGCCAGTGTTTGCCAGGAAACTGGTGTACTATTACCAGCAGAACAATGGTCTCTACCTACGGGCCTATGATCACATCCAGGAACAGAACACCTCCGCAACAGCTGACTACCCTTCCCAAAGACCGCTACAGCACATTCAGGAGTGA
- the irf4a gene encoding interferon regulatory factor 4a isoform X3 encodes MNLDEDSGLSVSCGNGKLRQWLIDQIESRRYPGLVWENNEKTIFRIPWKHAGKQDYNREEDAALFKAWALFKGKYKEGVDKPDPPTWKTRLRCALNKSNDFDELVERSQLDISEPYKVYQIIPEGAKKGMKMSSMEETASHVNALGYIPPYTPLHNQVPTFMVSQERRDWRDYHAPPEQQPLPATHHHGPHAELQYGQCHYPSPISRAWPGSHTENGFQLSFHTYFSESQSSVYAMDHNNAITDLSLHVSLFYRESLVKEVTTTSPEGCRITSSSSSSPSSSSSSSPCPEDKFHSGAEIILFPFPYPESQRQGAEMLPNILEKGVLLWMASDGLYAKRLCQGRVYWEGPLAPYMDKPNKLEKEQPCKLFDTQQFLIELQDFAHSGRHLPRHQVVLCFGDEYPDPQRPRKMITAQVEPVFARKLVYYYQQNNGLYLRAYDHIQEQNTSATADYPSQRPLQHIQE; translated from the exons ATGAACCTGGATGAGGACAGTGGCCTGTCAGTCAGTTGCGGCAATGGCAAATTGAGACAGTGGCTCATTGATCAGATCGAGAGCAGGCGATATCCCGGCCTGGTTTgggaaaacaatgagaaaaccATCTTTAGGATTCCATGGAAACATGCAGGAAAACAAGACTATAACAGAGAGGAGGATGCTGCACTCTTCAAG GCATGGGCATTGTTCAAGGGGAAATATAAGGAAGGTGTGGACAAACCTGATCCCCCCACATGGAAAACCAGACTACGCTGTGCCCTTAATAAAAGCAATGACTTTGATGAACTAGTAGAAAGAAGCCAACTGGATATCTCAGAGCCGTACAAAGTCTACCAAATCATTCCAGAGGGAGCCAAAAAAG GCATGAAGATGAGCAGTATGGAGGAGACGGCATCACATGTAAATGCCCTCGGCTATATTCCTCCATATACGCCACTGCACAACCAG GTTCCCACTTTTATGGTTTCTCAGGAGAGAAGGGACTGGAGAGATTATCACGCACCACCAGAACAGCAGCCTCTTCCTGCTACACATCACCATGGACCACATGCAGAGCTGCAGTATGGTCAGTGCCACTACCCTTCACCCATCAGTCGAGCTTGGCCTGGCTCACACACAGAAAATG GTTTTCAACTGTCCTTCCACACCTACTTTTCAGAATCTCAATCGTCTGTGTATGCCATGGACCACAACAATGCTATAACAG ATCTCAGCCTGCATGTGTCTCTATTCTACCGAGAGTCTCTAGTGAAGGAAGTTACCACCACCAGCCCAGAAGGTTGTCGGatcacctcttcctcctcatcctctccatcctcttcctcctcttcttccccgTGCCCAGAGGACAAGTTTCACAGTGGGGCAGAAATCATCCTTTTCCCTTTCCCATACCCCGAGTCTCAGAGACAGGGTGCCGAGATGCTTCCCAACATACTGGAGAAGGGGGTGCTTCTGTGGATGGCGTCTGACGGGCTGTACGCTAAGCGCCTGTGCCAGGGACGAGTATACTGGGAAGGACCTCTGGCTCCATATATGGATAAACCCAACAAGCTGGAGAAGGAGCAGCCGTGCAAACTGTTTGACACCCAGCAGTTCCTTATTG AGCTCCAAGATTTTGCCCACAGTGGTCGCCATTTGCCGAGACACCAGGTGGTGCTGTGTTTTGGAGATGAGTATCCTGATCCACAGCGCCCGAGGAAGAtgatcacagcacag GTGGAGCCAGTGTTTGCCAGGAAACTGGTGTACTATTACCAGCAGAACAATGGTCTCTACCTACGGGCCTATGATCACATCCAGGAACAGAACACCTCCGCAACAGCTGACTACCCTTCCCAAAGACCGCTACAGCACATTCAGGAGTGA